GCTCGGTGGCGCTGACGCGTTCGGTGGAGACAAGGCGCACCCGCTCAATCCGATCGGCAAGGGCTGGTCCACAAACTACGACGATGCCCCGACGGACGCAGTCCTTGAGCTTGCCCAAATCGAGGACCCGGCGCATCCTTTTGATCTGAAACGCTTGCCCTCGCCCGTCGGGTTTGGCGCAATCCAGCCAGCATGGCAGCCGCGCATAGACCATGCGGGCACCTATGATGGGGAATGGGAACGCAGGCGAGCACCTTTGTTGCCAATCGATTTTTCGGAACACTTCCATCAAGCCGCTCCTCCGGATCAGATACTTGATATTAGGGGCGGCGAGCCTGTCGCTGTGGTGGGGCTCCATCCTGACGGCCCCTATAGCTTCATGTTACCACAGATCATCTTCGAAGCGGTGACTCGTATGGGCATGCGGCGCGATAGCCATCGACTACGGCTGATCGGAGTTCATATCGAGGCGACCAAGAAGCGATTGTCCATGATCTGGAATGGCAACCTACCTTGCTCTGACGATATGAGCGTTGACGGATCGATGGTCATGTTCAGGCAGATGGCCGGGGTGAGGCTGCGATGACCGAGGATGCCATCATCATCGCTGCTGGCCTTTGTTGCCCACTTGGCAAAAATTTCGAGGCCGCGACAGAGGCGTATTCGAAGGGCGAGAAGAGTCTGGTACGCGAGCGTTCCCTCATTGGCCATGACGGTGACCCGATCACCCTTTCTTACGTCTTTGTGCCCACCGAGGAGCGTGATTACGAGCAGCGCTTGCTGAACTTGTTCAAGAGCGCATTCACCGATTGCCTCCTGCGGGCAACAAGTTTGCGCAATGCCGGTCCGCTGCGCTTCGGACTCATCGTTGTGCTGCCGCGTTGGCTGAACGGCCATCAACTGACCACACGGCTATCAGCGGCCTTTTCAGCAGAGCCTTATGAACAAATCATCTATAAGCGATTCTGTTTTGGCGCTCAGGCCGCAGCGTTGCGGATGATTGATCTGGCGCGACAGGACATCGCCGATCGTGAGGCCGATGTCGTGTTTGTTGCGGCACTCGACAGTTATATCGACACGCATTTGCTGGACCGGTTGGCAACGGAAGGCAAAGCATTCGGTTCCGGTCAGCCGCATGGCTTGGTGCCCGGTGAGGCTTGTGCCGTCATTGCCGTGGGCAAAAGCAGCCTGCGCCTGGAAACCAGCGCCGAAATCCTCGGCTTTGGTGTCGGCGAAGAAGCAACGGATGGCAAGCCTATCGGCATACGTGGTCGCGGACTTGGTGATGCCTTGCGCAATGCCGCCACAGGGCTGGAACAATCTGTTCCGGTGATGCGTGCCTTGGCCGATTTGAATGGCGAACGCTGGCGAGCTGAACACTATGGCGCCGGCATCGCCAGTTTTGGCAATGGTTTGGGCGAGGCTTTGCTTGACCCTGAATGCTATGCGCTTGCGATGGGCGATGTCGGCGCAGCAGCAGGTGGTGTCATGGTTGCGCTGGCGCTCGGGGCCATGCCATCGCCTCGTGGCCACCCGGCTCACAGCGAACCCATCAAATATCCGACACTGCTCGTCGCCACCAGCCATCGTGGGCGATCGTGCGCTTTGATGCTGGCGCATGCCAGGAGGAAAGAAGCATGAGAGAAACAGTTGGTATTAACGGCCTGACGCTGTGCCACAAACATTCAGACGGATTTACTCGTTCGACGCTTCCCGATGTCTGCCGCAGCCCACAGTCACCTGTTCCCTACACCAATGTCGCCTATGCACGCGATCTCGCCGACGGCACCACGACGGTGTTTTCGCATGGCGGGGCGATGAATGGTGTCAAAGGTTCGAAATTCGCAATCTCTTTTGGTGATGAGCCTGGAGTTGGGCTCGGCGTCAAGTCGGGCACAGTGCAGGCGGAAGCAACATGGCTGAGTTGGTCGCCGAACGTGTTCATGGAAGGTCGCGCCGTTACCCGGCTCACCGACAAAATGCTAATGAACCATGGGAACACGATATCGGCGGGTGGATACTATACGGGAAAGGTCGAAGGTGAAGCCCGTGAAGTCCTCGAAAAAATGTGCGAGTTTGCCTGCAAATGCAAGGCGGAAGGCAAGCTTAGTCAAGCCTGCATCGACGACAAAATGCAAGCCTGGGCTGACGAGACCGGACGCAACGTGACACCGAA
This sequence is a window from Rhizobium sp. ZPR4. Protein-coding genes within it:
- a CDS encoding DUF2169 domain-containing protein gives rise to the protein MWQVDNKTPFATLGYFVRDRDGFEHWVVALRATFNIRDDGLVALSETQEPVHIAPAYADDEAKELLAESDIAPFKPKVDLTVSGAAVAVNQALFRELPISLTAGNFEKQAVAFGPRWLKRKGGTAEWSFETREQTIAVPLSWSMALGGADAFGGDKAHPLNPIGKGWSTNYDDAPTDAVLELAQIEDPAHPFDLKRLPSPVGFGAIQPAWQPRIDHAGTYDGEWERRRAPLLPIDFSEHFHQAAPPDQILDIRGGEPVAVVGLHPDGPYSFMLPQIIFEAVTRMGMRRDSHRLRLIGVHIEATKKRLSMIWNGNLPCSDDMSVDGSMVMFRQMAGVRLR
- a CDS encoding DUF4150 domain-containing protein, with protein sequence MRETVGINGLTLCHKHSDGFTRSTLPDVCRSPQSPVPYTNVAYARDLADGTTTVFSHGGAMNGVKGSKFAISFGDEPGVGLGVKSGTVQAEATWLSWSPNVFMEGRAVTRLTDKMLMNHGNTISAGGYYTGKVEGEAREVLEKMCEFACKCKAEGKLSQACIDDKMQAWADETGRNVTPNGAYEKGEDGKWQQRLDDYGNQTKGGPKGHKRPDYTDHDNNTFGENKLPGDRYRGKQDEIYDQIEEDTEQKRHDLNFKDCDCNAGEPSPVTQPATKPEESGSFRENHPYIFWGGVGVATVGAGALTWWAGGSGGAAVLALFGVGGTTMMATQ